In the genome of Tropicibacter oceani, one region contains:
- a CDS encoding HTTM domain-containing protein: MGFDTALRLTEILLALAMIQQSLEHLVSYPDERRLHGPRLGLCLLLLAGFHSDWVIWALMGLALLILHRFQGPYNGGSDKMTVLILTCLALVHLAPSPRLAELAFAYLGVQLVLSYFISGWIKVINPAWRSGEALADVFRFSAYPVSEGLRGWADRPRALFLAGWAVMGLELAFPLALLHPLALAGALVLTASFHFSNACFFGLNRFFWIWLAAYPSILWLQGRLVG; the protein is encoded by the coding sequence ATGGGCTTCGACACGGCCCTGCGCCTGACCGAAATCCTGCTGGCCCTGGCGATGATCCAGCAAAGCCTGGAACATCTGGTCAGCTACCCCGACGAACGGCGGCTGCATGGTCCGCGCCTTGGGCTGTGCCTGCTTTTGCTGGCAGGGTTTCACAGCGACTGGGTGATCTGGGCCTTGATGGGGCTGGCGCTGCTGATCCTGCATCGGTTCCAGGGGCCCTACAATGGCGGCAGCGACAAGATGACGGTGCTGATCCTGACCTGCCTTGCGTTGGTGCACCTGGCCCCGTCCCCGCGGCTGGCCGAGCTGGCCTTTGCCTACCTGGGCGTACAGCTGGTGCTGTCGTATTTCATTTCCGGCTGGATCAAGGTCATCAACCCGGCCTGGCGCAGCGGAGAGGCCCTGGCCGATGTCTTTCGCTTTTCCGCCTACCCGGTCAGCGAAGGGCTGCGCGGCTGGGCGGACAGGCCCCGCGCGCTGTTTCTGGCCGGATGGGCCGTCATGGGGTTGGAGCTGGCCTTTCCGCTGGCCTTGCTGCATCCGCTGGCGTTGGCCGGGGCGCTGGTGCTGACCGCCAGCTTTCACTTTTCCAATGCCTGTTTTTTCGGGCTGAACCGGTTTTTCTGGATCTGGCTTGCGGCCTATCCATCGATCCTCTGGCTTCAGGGGCGGCTGGTCGGCTGA
- a CDS encoding acetate/propionate family kinase — protein sequence MMLVVNAGSSSIKTQLFDAQLTSVLSVDVTGIGGTAQLRVGADRTPAVAPDHDKALRLILRALTDHGHPVAEITAAGHRVVHGGSLLVRPVRITPEVIGQIRACIPLAPLHNPHNLSAIEALTRIAPDIAQYASFDTAFHATNPPEAALYPLPDAQRDKGLRRYGFHGLSYAAMVRRFGDALPPRLLACHLGNGASLCAIRDGRSVATTMGYSPMAGLPMGTRVGDIDGSAVLRLAREIGIDQTESLLNGQSGLVALAGTNDMAELLASDRPEAGFAVNYFCYWVARHAGSMIAAMQGLDAIAFTGGIGENAAPVRDKVLAHLAWAGKVPVHVVPAGEERQIALDALGLGARI from the coding sequence ATGATGCTGGTCGTCAATGCCGGGTCGTCCTCGATCAAGACCCAGCTTTTCGATGCGCAGCTGACGTCGGTTCTGTCGGTGGACGTGACCGGCATTGGTGGCACGGCACAGCTTCGCGTTGGCGCCGACCGCACGCCCGCTGTGGCGCCCGACCACGACAAGGCGCTGCGCCTGATCCTGCGCGCGCTCACCGACCACGGCCACCCGGTCGCGGAAATCACCGCCGCCGGGCACCGTGTCGTGCATGGCGGATCGCTTCTGGTGCGGCCGGTGCGCATCACCCCCGAGGTCATAGGGCAGATCCGCGCCTGCATCCCGCTGGCGCCGCTGCACAACCCGCACAACCTGTCCGCCATCGAGGCGCTGACCCGCATCGCCCCCGACATTGCGCAATACGCCAGCTTTGACACCGCGTTTCACGCCACCAACCCGCCCGAGGCGGCGCTTTATCCCCTGCCGGATGCCCAGCGCGACAAAGGGCTGCGGCGCTACGGGTTTCATGGTCTCAGCTATGCCGCGATGGTCCGCCGCTTTGGCGACGCCCTGCCGCCGCGCCTTCTGGCCTGCCACCTTGGAAACGGCGCCAGTCTTTGCGCGATCAGGGACGGGCGCTCGGTCGCGACGACGATGGGCTATTCGCCGATGGCCGGTCTGCCCATGGGCACCCGCGTCGGTGACATCGACGGCAGCGCCGTGCTGCGCCTTGCCCGCGAGATCGGCATAGACCAGACCGAGTCCTTGCTGAACGGCCAAAGCGGGCTGGTGGCGCTGGCGGGCACCAACGACATGGCCGAGCTTCTGGCCTCGGACCGGCCCGAGGCAGGCTTTGCGGTCAACTATTTCTGTTACTGGGTGGCGCGGCACGCGGGCTCGATGATTGCCGCGATGCAGGGGCTGGACGCCATCGCCTTTACCGGCGGTATCGGCGAAAACGCCGCCCCCGTGCGCGACAAGGTTCTGGCCCACCTCGCCTGGGCAGGCAAGGTGCCGGTTCACGTGGTCCCTGCGGGCGAGGAACGGCAGATCGCGCTTGACGCCCTTGGGCTGGGTGCGCGGATATGA
- a CDS encoding molybdopterin oxidoreductase family protein: protein MAQPQLDTSPHVSDEIRKTTCYMCACRCGINVHMKDGKVAYIEGNRDHPVNKGVLCAKGSAGIMQHNAPSRLRAPLKRVGPRGSGEFEEITWDEALEMATSWLQPLRDTAPEKLAFFTGRDQSQSFTGFWAQQFGTPNFAAHGGFCSVNMATAGIYTMGGAFWEFGSPDWEHTKLFMIFGVAEDHDSNPIKMGIGRLKERGAKVIGVNPIRSGYNAVADEWIGITPGTDGLFIMSLIHCLLKAGKIDLDYLARFTNAPVILNGDPKSPDYGLFLRDENGKPQVIDRTTGKLTAFDKPGVKPDLTGHFRKAGVTHAAVMHKIAERYLDPQYAPEVIGPKTGIEPARIRAIAAEIAHTAFEQAITIDQPWTDFRGDHHETMVGRPVSFHAMRGISAHSNGFQTCRALHILQILLGAVETPGGMRFKPPYPKPATAHPKPHFKATPGAPLDGPHLGYPQGPADLALDAAGNPIRIDKAFTWENPLSAHGLMHMVISNAHAGDPYKIDTLFLYMANMAWNSSMNTRAVMQMLTDTDANGDYVIPRIIYSDAYSSEMVAYADLILPDTTYLERHDCISLLDRPISEPDAAGDAIRWPVVEPDRDVRGFQSVLIDLANRMQLPGFTDEHGAPLYEDYADYIQNHQRKPGIGPLAGWRLGEHGLTHGRGEPNIAQIDSYIANGGFASFHIPEGAQYYKPWNTAYQDWAVQMGLCDAPQPYPFQLYVEPLRKFQAAAEGKGLHQPPDHLRERIKATMDPLPIWYAPLSDAHEDPAEFPVHALTQRPMAMYHSWGSQNAWLRQIHGQNPLYLPTFWWEKLGLTDGDWVRVTSSHGEITVPAAHMAALNRDTVWTWNAIGKRKGAWALDPGAPEATKGFLLNHLIHELLPPKGDGLRWSNSDPITGQAAWFDLRVRLEKSKAPGESLPSFTAQDSPVPKPPNALRWKVAP, encoded by the coding sequence ATGGCCCAGCCCCAGCTTGACACCTCGCCCCACGTCTCGGACGAGATCCGCAAGACGACCTGCTACATGTGCGCCTGCCGCTGCGGGATCAACGTGCACATGAAGGACGGCAAGGTCGCCTATATCGAGGGCAACCGCGACCATCCGGTGAACAAGGGTGTGCTGTGCGCCAAGGGGTCGGCGGGCATCATGCAGCACAACGCCCCTTCGCGCCTGCGCGCACCGCTGAAACGCGTCGGCCCGCGTGGATCGGGCGAGTTCGAGGAAATCACCTGGGACGAGGCGCTGGAGATGGCGACGTCATGGCTGCAACCGCTGCGCGACACCGCGCCGGAAAAGCTGGCGTTTTTCACCGGGCGCGACCAGTCGCAATCCTTCACCGGCTTTTGGGCGCAGCAATTCGGCACGCCCAACTTTGCCGCGCATGGCGGGTTTTGCAGCGTCAACATGGCGACGGCGGGCATCTACACCATGGGCGGGGCCTTTTGGGAATTTGGCAGCCCGGATTGGGAACATACAAAGCTGTTCATGATCTTCGGCGTGGCCGAGGATCACGATTCAAACCCGATCAAGATGGGGATCGGACGGCTCAAGGAACGCGGCGCCAAGGTGATTGGCGTCAACCCCATCCGCTCGGGCTATAACGCCGTGGCGGATGAATGGATCGGCATCACGCCGGGCACCGACGGGCTGTTCATCATGTCGCTGATTCACTGCCTGCTGAAGGCGGGCAAGATCGACCTCGATTACCTTGCCCGTTTCACCAACGCCCCCGTCATCCTGAACGGCGATCCCAAATCGCCCGACTACGGGTTGTTCCTGCGCGACGAGAACGGCAAGCCGCAGGTCATCGACCGCACCACCGGCAAACTGACCGCCTTTGACAAACCCGGCGTCAAACCCGACCTGACCGGCCATTTCCGCAAGGCGGGCGTGACCCACGCCGCCGTCATGCACAAGATCGCCGAGCGCTATCTTGATCCGCAATATGCCCCCGAGGTGATCGGCCCCAAAACAGGGATCGAGCCCGCCCGCATCCGCGCCATCGCCGCCGAGATTGCCCACACCGCCTTTGAACAGGCGATCACGATTGATCAGCCCTGGACCGATTTTCGCGGCGATCACCACGAAACCATGGTGGGCCGCCCGGTCAGCTTTCACGCCATGCGCGGCATCAGCGCCCATTCCAACGGCTTTCAGACCTGCCGCGCGCTGCACATCCTGCAAATCCTGCTGGGCGCGGTCGAAACCCCCGGCGGGATGCGTTTCAAGCCGCCCTATCCCAAACCCGCGACAGCCCATCCCAAACCGCATTTCAAAGCCACCCCCGGCGCGCCGCTGGACGGCCCGCACCTTGGCTATCCGCAGGGCCCCGCCGATCTGGCGCTGGACGCTGCGGGCAACCCCATCCGCATCGACAAGGCCTTTACCTGGGAAAACCCCCTGTCGGCGCATGGGCTGATGCATATGGTGATCTCGAACGCCCACGCGGGCGACCCCTACAAGATCGACACGCTGTTCTTGTACATGGCGAACATGGCGTGGAATTCGTCGATGAACACCCGCGCCGTGATGCAGATGCTGACCGACACCGATGCAAACGGCGACTATGTCATTCCGCGCATCATCTATTCCGATGCCTATTCATCGGAAATGGTTGCCTACGCCGACTTGATCCTGCCCGACACCACCTATCTGGAACGGCACGACTGCATTTCCCTGCTGGACCGGCCGATTTCCGAACCGGACGCCGCCGGGGATGCGATCCGCTGGCCCGTTGTCGAACCGGACCGCGACGTGCGCGGGTTCCAGTCCGTGCTGATCGACCTTGCAAACCGCATGCAGCTGCCGGGCTTTACCGATGAACACGGCGCGCCGCTTTACGAGGATTACGCCGATTACATCCAGAACCACCAGCGCAAGCCCGGCATCGGGCCGCTGGCCGGGTGGCGTCTGGGCGAACATGGCCTGACCCATGGCCGGGGCGAACCCAACATCGCGCAAATCGACAGCTATATCGCCAACGGCGGCTTTGCCTCCTTCCACATTCCCGAAGGCGCGCAATACTACAAACCCTGGAACACGGCCTATCAGGACTGGGCCGTGCAGATGGGCCTGTGCGATGCGCCGCAACCCTACCCGTTCCAGCTTTACGTCGAACCGCTGCGCAAATTCCAGGCCGCGGCCGAGGGCAAAGGCCTCCACCAGCCGCCCGACCACCTGCGCGAACGGATCAAGGCGACGATGGACCCGCTGCCGATCTGGTACGCGCCGCTGTCCGACGCCCACGAAGACCCCGCCGAATTCCCCGTGCACGCCCTGACCCAGCGCCCCATGGCGATGTACCATTCCTGGGGCTCGCAGAACGCCTGGCTGCGGCAGATCCACGGCCAGAACCCGCTGTACCTGCCCACCTTCTGGTGGGAAAAACTGGGCCTCACCGATGGCGACTGGGTCCGCGTCACCTCCAGCCACGGCGAAATCACCGTCCCCGCCGCCCATATGGCCGCGCTCAACCGCGACACCGTCTGGACATGGAACGCCATCGGCAAACGCAAAGGCGCCTGGGCGCTTGACCCGGGCGCCCCCGAGGCGACAAAGGGCTTCCTGCTCAACCACCTGATCCACGAACTCCTGCCGCCCAAGGGCGACGGGCTGCGCTGGTCCAACTCTGACCCGATCACCGGCCAGGCCGCCTGGTTCGACCTGCGCGTGCGGCTGGAAAAATCCAAGGCCCCCGGCGAAAGCCTGCCCAGCTTTACCGCGCAGGACAGCCCGGTGCCGAAACCGCCCAACGCCCTGCGCTGGAAGGTGGCACCATGA
- a CDS encoding glycosyltransferase family 4 protein produces MVKDRLRIAYLCDMSPLDRNLYSGGNARIHDALKTHVGDVTILSNSWGLAEPLRRLILKLPDALNLRLRWRIHLLLAPLIARKVRAELARGQYDVLFCAYSFQSLCRVRPPYPLVSVYTSDATQTTYRASEIGAYHKTYLRIGRLMDGWVERCEKRTFSNTDLLLWPSKWQKDLADTRYGLTADHSILVPWGANLAKPAPRITPTEISRDKPVRLLLIGRDWFAKGGPVAFDTMKLLRAQGIDARLTVIGCQPPPFHLNEFVKVYKQLDKAIPEQLAQFERELDNAHFLVQPSMESYGFAFCEASAHGLPSLCLRVGGVPIREGINGHALPMGSGPDAFAAKVQHYLDHPDAYVALTLTARQEYRERLNWDTWGETVAALLNQTIQARGLADQPTSRP; encoded by the coding sequence ATGGTCAAGGACAGGCTGCGGATCGCATATCTGTGTGATATGTCTCCGCTGGATCGCAATCTGTATTCCGGTGGGAATGCGCGCATCCATGATGCGCTCAAGACGCATGTCGGCGATGTCACCATCTTGTCGAACTCATGGGGCCTTGCCGAACCGCTGCGCCGGCTGATCCTGAAACTGCCCGACGCGCTGAACCTGCGCCTGCGCTGGCGCATCCACCTTCTGCTGGCGCCGCTGATCGCGCGCAAGGTGCGCGCCGAACTGGCCAGGGGGCAGTATGACGTGTTGTTCTGCGCCTATTCCTTTCAGTCCCTGTGCCGGGTGCGCCCGCCCTATCCGCTGGTTTCGGTCTATACCTCGGACGCGACCCAGACGACCTATCGCGCCTCTGAAATCGGCGCCTATCACAAGACCTACCTGCGCATTGGCCGGCTGATGGATGGCTGGGTTGAACGGTGTGAAAAGCGCACCTTTTCCAACACGGACCTGCTGCTGTGGCCGTCGAAATGGCAAAAGGACCTGGCCGATACGCGCTATGGTCTGACCGCGGATCATTCGATCCTGGTGCCTTGGGGCGCCAACCTGGCCAAACCCGCCCCGCGCATCACCCCGACCGAGATTTCGCGCGACAAACCGGTGCGGTTGCTGCTGATCGGGCGCGACTGGTTCGCCAAGGGCGGGCCGGTTGCCTTTGACACCATGAAGCTGCTGCGCGCCCAGGGCATCGACGCCCGGCTGACCGTCATCGGCTGCCAGCCGCCACCGTTTCACCTGAACGAATTCGTCAAGGTATACAAACAGCTCGACAAGGCGATCCCCGAACAGCTGGCCCAGTTCGAACGCGAACTGGACAATGCGCATTTCCTGGTTCAACCTTCGATGGAAAGCTATGGTTTTGCCTTTTGCGAGGCCTCGGCCCATGGCCTGCCATCGCTGTGCCTGCGCGTCGGCGGTGTCCCGATCCGAGAGGGCATCAACGGCCACGCCCTGCCCATGGGCTCGGGCCCCGATGCCTTTGCCGCCAAGGTGCAGCACTATCTGGATCACCCCGATGCCTATGTCGCGCTGACCCTGACCGCGCGGCAGGAATACCGCGAACGCCTGAACTGGGACACCTGGGGCGAAACCGTCGCCGCGCTGTTGAACCAGACGATTCAGGCCCGCGGTCTGGCGGATCAGCCGACCAGCCGCCCCTGA
- a CDS encoding citrate/2-methylcitrate synthase produces MTEDVKINRGLKGIYFERSGVSHIDGAKGELLYRGYTIHDLAEHSTFEEVCYLLIHGELPTADALAAFDAQLKAGRTLPPQIHEIIHATRDGHPMDVLRTCVSALAALEPASHDKGEDGFLQNGLRLTSQVPMIIAAHQAIRNGRDPVPADPTLSHAANWLWMLKGEKPSADAARLADVDFILHAEHGANASSFAARVTVGTEANLHGAMVTALSTLAGPAHGGAAEDVMKMVQEIGKPENAAAYVKQKRGNREAVTGFGHRVYRAEDPRARHMRDGVRKLGQEMGAPEWYEILQAVVDAMKPYARHGLNVNVDFYSGVIYQLHGIPMDLYVPIFAIGRMPGWLVQCLEQQRSNILIRPLTLYNGPDARPYLPMDQR; encoded by the coding sequence ATGACCGAAGACGTAAAGATCAACAGGGGCCTCAAGGGCATCTACTTTGAACGCTCGGGCGTCAGCCATATCGACGGCGCCAAAGGTGAACTTCTGTATCGCGGCTATACCATCCACGATCTGGCGGAACATTCGACCTTTGAAGAGGTCTGTTACCTGCTGATCCACGGCGAACTGCCGACCGCCGACGCATTGGCCGCCTTCGATGCCCAGCTCAAGGCCGGGCGCACCCTTCCGCCGCAAATCCATGAAATCATCCACGCTACCAGGGACGGCCACCCGATGGACGTGCTGCGCACCTGCGTCAGCGCATTGGCCGCGCTCGAACCGGCCAGCCATGACAAGGGCGAAGACGGGTTCCTGCAAAACGGCCTCCGCCTGACCTCTCAGGTGCCGATGATCATCGCCGCGCATCAGGCGATCCGCAACGGCCGCGATCCTGTCCCCGCCGACCCGACCCTGTCCCACGCCGCCAACTGGCTGTGGATGCTCAAGGGTGAAAAGCCCAGCGCCGATGCCGCCCGCCTTGCCGATGTCGATTTCATTCTGCACGCCGAACACGGGGCCAATGCCTCCAGCTTTGCCGCCCGCGTGACGGTAGGAACCGAGGCTAACCTGCACGGCGCCATGGTCACCGCCCTGTCCACCCTTGCCGGTCCCGCCCACGGCGGCGCCGCCGAGGACGTGATGAAGATGGTGCAGGAGATCGGCAAACCCGAAAACGCCGCCGCCTATGTCAAACAGAAACGAGGCAACCGCGAGGCCGTCACCGGCTTTGGCCACCGCGTATACCGTGCCGAAGACCCGCGCGCGCGCCACATGCGCGACGGCGTGCGCAAGCTGGGGCAGGAAATGGGCGCGCCCGAATGGTACGAAATCCTGCAGGCGGTGGTCGACGCGATGAAGCCCTACGCCCGCCATGGGCTGAACGTGAACGTCGATTTCTATTCCGGCGTGATCTACCAGCTGCACGGCATTCCGATGGACCTCTATGTGCCGATCTTTGCCATCGGGCGCATGCCCGGCTGGCTGGTGCAATGCCTTGAACAACAGCGCAGCAACATCCTGATCCGCCCCCTGACCCTTTACAACGGGCCGGACGCGCGGCCTTATCTTCCCATGGATCAAAGATAA
- the xsc gene encoding sulfoacetaldehyde acetyltransferase produces the protein MKMTTEEAFVKVLQRHGIEHAFGIIGSAFMPISDLFPQAGIQFWDCAHEGSGGMMADGYTRASGKMSMMIAQNGPGITNFVTAVKTAYWNHTPLLLVTPQAANKTIGQGGFQEVEQMALFKDMVAYQEEVRDPSRVAEVLTRVIAKAKQASGPAQINMPRDYWTQIIDIEIPELIEFERPSGGENAVAEAAALLSDAKNPVILNGAGVVLSKGGIAASMDLAERLDAPVCVGYQHNDAFPGGHPLFAGPLGYNGSKAGMELIQQADVVLCLGTRLNPFSTLPGYGMDYWPKNARIIQVDINPDRIGLTKKVTVGIVGDAAKVARGILRQLTETAGDTDRDARKARIAETKSKWAQQLSSMDHEDDDPGTTWNQRARDDKPDWMSPRMAWRAIQSALPRNAIISSDIGNNCAIGNAYPTFDEPRKYLAPGLFGPCGYGLPAIIGAKIGCPDVPVVGFAGDGAFGIAVTELTAIGREEWPAITQIVFRNYQWGAEKRNSTLWYDDNFVGTELDESVSYADIATACGLQGVKARTMDELTAALDKAIKDQMEHGKTTLIEAMINQELGEPFRRDAMKKPNVVAGIDKSDMRPQKV, from the coding sequence ATGAAAATGACCACCGAAGAGGCTTTTGTAAAAGTCCTGCAACGCCACGGGATCGAACACGCCTTTGGCATCATCGGATCGGCCTTCATGCCGATTTCCGACCTGTTCCCGCAGGCGGGCATCCAGTTCTGGGACTGCGCGCACGAAGGGTCGGGCGGGATGATGGCCGATGGCTATACCCGCGCCAGCGGCAAGATGAGCATGATGATCGCCCAGAACGGCCCCGGCATCACCAACTTTGTGACGGCTGTCAAAACCGCCTACTGGAACCATACGCCGCTGCTGCTGGTCACGCCGCAGGCCGCCAACAAGACCATCGGTCAGGGCGGTTTCCAGGAGGTCGAACAGATGGCCCTGTTCAAGGACATGGTCGCCTACCAGGAAGAGGTGCGCGACCCGTCCCGCGTGGCCGAGGTGCTGACCCGCGTCATCGCCAAGGCCAAGCAGGCCAGCGGCCCGGCGCAGATCAACATGCCGCGCGACTACTGGACCCAGATCATCGACATCGAGATCCCCGAACTGATCGAATTCGAACGCCCCTCGGGCGGGGAAAACGCCGTGGCCGAGGCCGCGGCCCTGCTGTCCGACGCGAAAAACCCGGTGATCCTGAACGGCGCGGGCGTCGTCCTGTCCAAAGGCGGTATCGCGGCCAGCATGGACCTTGCCGAACGGCTGGATGCGCCGGTTTGCGTCGGCTACCAGCACAACGACGCCTTTCCGGGCGGCCACCCGCTGTTTGCCGGGCCGCTGGGCTATAACGGCAGCAAGGCCGGGATGGAGCTGATCCAGCAGGCCGACGTGGTGCTGTGCCTTGGCACCCGGCTGAACCCGTTCTCGACCCTGCCGGGCTATGGCATGGATTACTGGCCCAAGAACGCCAGGATCATCCAGGTCGACATCAACCCCGACCGCATCGGCCTGACCAAAAAGGTCACGGTCGGCATCGTCGGTGACGCCGCCAAGGTGGCGCGCGGCATCCTGCGGCAGCTGACGGAAACCGCCGGTGACACCGACCGCGACGCCCGCAAGGCGCGGATTGCCGAAACCAAATCGAAATGGGCGCAGCAACTGTCGTCGATGGACCACGAAGACGACGATCCCGGCACCACCTGGAACCAGCGCGCCCGCGACGACAAACCCGACTGGATGAGCCCGCGCATGGCCTGGCGCGCCATCCAAAGCGCCCTGCCGCGCAACGCCATCATCAGCTCCGACATCGGCAACAACTGTGCCATCGGCAACGCCTATCCCACCTTTGACGAGCCGCGCAAATACCTTGCGCCGGGTCTGTTCGGCCCCTGCGGCTATGGTCTGCCCGCCATCATCGGCGCCAAGATCGGCTGCCCGGATGTGCCCGTCGTCGGATTTGCCGGGGACGGCGCATTCGGCATCGCGGTGACGGAACTGACCGCCATCGGCCGCGAAGAATGGCCCGCCATCACCCAGATCGTGTTCCGCAACTACCAGTGGGGCGCGGAAAAGCGCAACTCGACCCTGTGGTACGACGACAACTTTGTCGGCACCGAACTGGACGAAAGCGTGTCTTATGCCGACATCGCCACCGCCTGCGGACTGCAGGGCGTCAAGGCGCGCACCATGGACGAACTGACCGCCGCGCTCGACAAGGCGATCAAGGACCAGATGGAGCACGGCAAGACCACCCTGATCGAGGCGATGATCAACCAGGAACTGGGCGAACCCTTCCGCCGCGACGCGATGAAGAAACCCAACGTGGTCGCTGGCATCGACAAATCCGACATGCGTCCGCAAAAGGTGTAA
- a CDS encoding phosphate acyltransferase — MTRPPFPFLYPDEPQVPPGLLARARALQTPRVALVNAGAETPLAGLREAVEAGLADPILIGDTDKIREAAGAIGWDIGGIRLIHAPHAQAAPEAARLARKGEADAIMKGQVHTSTFLKGLLPSAAGLRDKAARCGHVFHITKTGSERPLLLTDAALNVDPDIATRQACLAHAVALARTLGVDRPRAAILAPTEDPTPSVPNTIEAAEIAAWAKTALPGADVSGPMALDLIWSKEAARIKGYDSPVAGDADIVLTPNITTGNALFKLMVLGMGCCAGGIVMGAKVPILLTSRSQQSADRLASAALGVIAAAGEPA, encoded by the coding sequence ATGACACGACCGCCCTTTCCCTTTCTCTATCCGGACGAACCGCAGGTGCCGCCGGGCCTTCTGGCCCGTGCCCGTGCCTTGCAAACCCCGCGCGTCGCGCTGGTCAATGCCGGGGCTGAAACGCCGCTTGCCGGACTGCGCGAGGCGGTCGAGGCCGGGCTGGCCGATCCCATCCTGATCGGAGACACCGACAAGATCCGCGAGGCCGCAGGCGCCATTGGCTGGGATATCGGCGGAATACGCCTGATCCACGCGCCCCACGCGCAGGCCGCCCCCGAGGCCGCCCGCCTGGCCCGCAAAGGCGAGGCCGACGCCATCATGAAGGGGCAGGTCCACACCTCGACCTTTCTCAAGGGGCTGCTGCCCAGTGCCGCCGGTCTGCGCGACAAGGCGGCGCGCTGTGGCCATGTCTTTCACATCACCAAAACCGGGTCCGAGCGTCCGTTGCTGTTGACCGATGCGGCGTTGAACGTCGATCCGGATATCGCCACCCGGCAGGCCTGTCTGGCCCACGCGGTCGCCCTGGCCCGGACGTTGGGCGTGGACCGCCCGCGCGCCGCCATTCTGGCCCCGACCGAGGACCCGACCCCTTCGGTCCCCAACACCATCGAAGCCGCCGAAATCGCCGCCTGGGCCAAGACCGCGCTGCCCGGGGCCGACGTGTCCGGCCCGATGGCGCTTGACCTTATCTGGTCGAAAGAGGCGGCGCGGATCAAAGGCTATGACAGCCCGGTCGCGGGCGACGCCGACATCGTCCTGACGCCGAACATCACCACCGGCAACGCCCTGTTCAAACTGATGGTGCTTGGCATGGGCTGCTGTGCGGGCGGAATTGTCATGGGGGCCAAGGTGCCGATCCTGTTGACCAGCCGCTCGCAGCAAAGCGCGGACCGGCTGGCCTCGGCGGCGCTGGGCGTCATCGCGGCGGCCGGAGAACCGGCATGA
- a CDS encoding phosphate acyltransferase translates to MAVLEQAYAAARSKGARVVFPEMDDPRVAEACARLKGEGLCEPVGLAEPSEAQLRALVEARGMKEAIARRMLAKPLFRAAAMVAAGEAECMVAGADSPTRRVIEAAGIGIGLAEGVSVPSSFFLMVFPDGREMIWADCAVNVAPDAEALEGIARASEASAQALLGEARVALLSFSTGSSGAGDSVDRVRAVAEAAGYTGPVQADAALNPAIALKKGLGAGDANVLVFPSLDAGNIAYKLAQELAGAQALGPILQGFRRPVCDLSRGASVADIVAATAVTIALG, encoded by the coding sequence ATGGCAGTCTTGGAGCAGGCCTATGCAGCGGCGCGGTCAAAGGGCGCGCGGGTGGTGTTTCCGGAAATGGACGATCCGCGCGTGGCCGAGGCCTGCGCGCGCCTGAAGGGCGAAGGGTTGTGCGAACCTGTGGGATTGGCCGAGCCAAGCGAGGCGCAGTTGCGCGCGCTGGTCGAGGCGCGCGGGATGAAAGAGGCGATCGCGCGGCGGATGCTGGCCAAGCCGCTGTTTCGCGCGGCGGCCATGGTCGCAGCGGGCGAGGCCGAGTGCATGGTGGCCGGCGCTGACAGCCCGACGCGCCGGGTGATCGAGGCGGCAGGCATCGGGATCGGACTGGCCGAAGGGGTCAGCGTGCCGTCGTCGTTTTTCCTGATGGTGTTCCCGGATGGGCGCGAGATGATCTGGGCGGATTGCGCAGTGAACGTCGCGCCGGATGCCGAGGCGCTGGAAGGGATCGCAAGAGCGTCGGAGGCCAGCGCGCAGGCGCTGCTGGGCGAAGCGCGGGTGGCGCTGTTGTCGTTTTCCACCGGCAGCAGCGGCGCGGGCGACAGTGTCGACAGGGTGCGCGCCGTGGCCGAGGCAGCGGGATACACCGGGCCAGTGCAGGCCGATGCGGCGCTGAACCCGGCAATCGCGCTGAAAAAGGGGCTGGGCGCGGGCGATGCCAACGTCCTGGTCTTTCCGTCGCTGGATGCGGGCAACATCGCCTACAAGCTGGCGCAGGAACTGGCGGGCGCGCAGGCGCTGGGGCCGATCCTGCAAGGGTTCCGCCGCCCGGTCTGCGATCTGTCGCGCGGGGCAAGCGTTGCCGATATCGTCGCGGCCACCGCGGTGACCATCGCGCTGGGCTGA